In Theobroma cacao cultivar B97-61/B2 chromosome 7, Criollo_cocoa_genome_V2, whole genome shotgun sequence, the genomic window GACTGTACTCTAACATGAGAGTATGAACCATAAGAAAGGGGGTCATTTCCCCATCTTGTACAAATTGTTTGTACAGGGTCAGGCACATCTACACCTTTTGGACCATATATAGCtgcaagaaaaattaatagattATAAGGCTGCTTTCCAAATGAAGAGATGGGAAATACTAGAGCACAAGCATGAAGGAAGCAAGAAATTTGTTGACATTTGTCATAAGTTCTTGGAAAAATATATAGAACCTCTAAGTTTGCTTAAAACACGAAGGAGCAAGAGTGAAGGATCAGTGCGTTCAAATGTTTGTGCAGCTTCACCAGCCACCAGCGCAATCAACACTGGACCTCCAGAAACGGTATGGTAGCtgtagaataaaaaaaactctcCACGATTATTGCTGGTATCATTGAGACATCCAAATGTATCTAGGTCTTCTCCCCAAAATACATGGGGGAAAACCATGGCAACTTTATTCAGGAGCCCGAAACCCAGTCTCTCAATTGCTGCTAGCTTTCTTTGAGGTAACTCAGGTTCAAATCTAATGGTCTTTCTCTTCAAGACTCCAAGAGGCACAGTGCAAAGAACCATATCTGCTTGGAATGCTTGATCACCAGCAACAACCTCAACCCCTTCATTCCCGTATCTAATAGCATCAACAGTTTTCCCATAGATTATGGGAATTCCTTCACATAATGCTTTTATCAATCTCCAATTCCCTCCAGCAAGAAAACAATGGTCTCCACCCATCTCATAAGGATCATCCTGGTCCCAGTAGGCAGCTGACAAGTCAGAAAGACATCCTGCATTTGCATATTCTAAATTAGCAAGATGCCATTCAAGAAGTTTTCTCTCCTCTTCACTTCTAGCCACAGCATACAACTGCCTGAGCTTTTCCAGAACTGATCCCAGAGAAATATGATTTGCAAATCCACCCATTATTTGTCTCAATTCCATGACTTTGTCAAGCAACTTGTTAAAGATCATTTCAATCCTGGAGTCAATTTCCTTATTAACAGGCATGCCATCAGGTCTGTACAAAGGGCAATTATCTCGTACCTTATGAAGTGGAATAGAAAGTTGCCTAGCCAGAACTCCAAGAGGATTGGCATGGATACCAGTGATTACACTGCCACCAAGATCCACAGCAGCATGTTTATCCTTCTTACCCATCTTTTGAGTATAAACTCTTCCGCCAGGTCGATTCCTCCCTTCCAAGATAACAACCTTAAAACCAAATGACAACAGCTGCCTTGCCGCTGCCAAGCCAGCAAGTCCAGCTCCAACTATTATCACAGAACCCTCATTTGCCTCCTCTGACATGTAAGAGGAAAATGATGGTGATACTCCAAAATTAATATAGCCATTATACAGAAGAAAGTCATAAGCTGCAGACATCAAATGTTCATATTCATTACTCACAGTTTCTTTTATCTGTCCCTTCGATAACCATATATGTACATTACTCCTCCACCGAGTAAGGATATGATTCCTAACAACAATATAATCATTCTGCTCCTTTCCACCTAATTCTCTTACCACCCCTGCTTTAATTTCCTCCTCAAGTAACGCATCAATGGGGAACCCCAAAGATAATGCTATCATAGCCTCAGTTTCAGTTTCTTTCTCCAACTCCTCCTTTGttctattctttttcctaaATGAACCACCTATATGCTTCTCTATAAACTCATCCATTAAATTCTCATCATAATTCTTCAAACCAGCTTTCTTCCTCAACGACCTCTTTGATACCAATCCTTCCGAAACTGGTGTCTCCATTGTTACTTTCtctaacaaaatcaacttctGAAAGTCTTTCAAAAACCATGAAAATTCCTAATCCCCCAAAACCACAAAACCAACTTCCATTTTATACACAATCCAATATAAAGGCATTTCCTCGTCCCTGCAATTCCATAGAACTAAATGAATTTCTCATCCCAAACAAACCAAATGGATTTCTAATCTTTTCACAGTTCTATGGAAAAACCCATAAAGAATCTGCCTggttttctccaaaatttccatctttttaaataacttgaaattaCAGAATCACTAAACGGAAAGATTCACAAAGATTCAACTTTAACAACAAAACCCCATTACCTTTCTGATCGTATACAATAAAAAGGAATCGATtacaaagaaaggaaacaaaaactACATCAAAATTAGAGCCTTGAACACTGAATTTTGTGCAAAAAAACTCGAGCTAAAAGCTGGAGTACAAAAAGGGAATGCAATACAATGCTGAAGAGGTGAGAGAAGAGTGGTGACTCACCTTTTCGGGGGGCGAGTCGACTCGTGAATTTGGGGAATTTCAGGCGGTTCGTGGAAGCTTTATTAGGGTTTTTCTCCAGGTGAAAGACCTCGAGAAGTGTGGAAAGAACACGTTGAATTTTTTAGAAATTGGATTGGAGGGAATTGGGAACGAGGAAGTTGAGTTGGGCCTGAATGGGCCTAAACGATTATCGTAATGGGCCTGTTATCATTAatgatattattataataaaataaataaatttgacttagtgattaagatcttattaaatcttcaaattaaatattcgAGTCTCATCATTTACaagtttttttaaagatattaaattattaatataaattggGTCGATCTGATTTAACCTAGTTTAATCGGGCATTGCTCGATCCAACGTCTATCCAATCTAAATGCTGTTTTTGAATTAGATAGTTCGATtattaaaactttgaaaatgagtaAGCTCATGACTTGTAGGTcaagatttttattattaaagagaaaaattaatttcacattaattttataaaattgtaaattctatttttaatttatatttaaataaaaatttattatttttcatttggtagaaaaagaaattcgAGTTTCGCTctttaagaaaacaaatattatACACCAATTATTGAGTTAAATGttcaagtgaaaattttttctacTACTTTAAAATGAGGTCAAAATCTTGGCTACCACACTAGCTTTCTTCCtaacaaagcaaaaaaaataaaaattaacatttaaacatttgattcaataatatatatatataatttttttatttaaagaatgaatttatattcttttttctcaaaattaaaaaaaaataatgataagaattttaaaagtaaaataaataactttaaaatcctCCATTACCACTTACAAAATTCACCAACACATGtcctgttttttttttttactcaatACATAATTAATNNNNNNNNNNNNNNNNNNNNNNNNNNNNNNNNNNNNNNNNNNNNNNNNNNNNNNNNNNNNNNNNNNNNNNNNNNNNNNNNNNNNNNNNNNNNNNNNNNNNNNNNNNNNNNNNNNNNNNNNNNNNNNNNNNNNNNNNNNNNNNNNNNNNNNNNNNNNNNNNNNNNNNNNNNNNNNNNNNNNNNNNNNNNNNNNNNNNNNNNNNNNNNNNNNNNNNNNNNNNNNNNNNNNNNNNNNNNNNNNNNNNNNNNNNNNNNNNNNNNNNNNNNNNNNNNNNNNNNNNNNNNNNNNNNNNNNNNNNNNNNNNNNNNNNNNNNNNNNNNNNNNNNNNNNNNNNNNNNNNNNNNNNNNNNNNNNNNNNNNNNNNNNNNNNNNNNNNNNNNNNNNNNNNNNNNNNNNNNNNNNNNNNNNNNNNNNNNNNNNNNNNNNNNNNNNNNNNNNNNNNNNNNNNNNNNNNNNNNNNNNNNNNNNNNNNNNNNNNNNNNNNNNNNNNNNNNNNNNNNNNNNNNNNNNNNNNNNNNNNNNNNNNNNNNNNNNNNNNNNNNNNNNNNNNNNNNNNNNNNNNNNNNNNNNNNNNNNNNNNNNNNNNNNNNNNNNNNNNNNNNNNNNNNNNNNNNNNNNNNNNNNNNNNNNNNNNNNNNNNNNNNNNNNNNNNNNNNNNNNNNNNNNNNNNNNNNNNNNNNNNNNNNNNNNNNNNNNNNNNNNNNNNNNNNNNNNNNNNNNNNNNNNNNNNNNNNNNNNNNNNNNNNNNNNNNNNNNNNNNNNNNNNNNNNNNNNNNNNNNNNNNNNNNNNNNNNNNNNNNNNNNNNNNNNNNNNNNNNNNNNNNNNNNNNNNNNNNNNNNNNNNNNNNNNNNNNNNNNNNNNNNNNNNNNNNNNNNNNNNNNNNNNNNNNNNNNNNNNNNNNNNNNNNNNNNNNNNNNNNNNNNNNNNNNNNNNNNNNNNNNNNNNNNNNNNNNNNNNNNNNNNNNNNNNNNNNNNNNNNNNNNNNNNNNNNNNNNNNNNNNNNNNNNNNNNNNNNNNNNNNNNNNNNNNNNNNNNNNNNNNNNNNNNNNNNNNNNNNNNNNNNNNNNNNNNNNNNNNNNNNNNNNNNNNNNNNNNNNNNNNNNNNNNNNNNNNNNNNNNNNNNNNNNNNNNNNNNNNNNNNNNNNNNNNNNNNNNNNNNNNNNNNNNNNNNNNNNNNNNNNNNNNNNNNNNNNNNNNNNNNNNNNNNNNNNNNNNNNNNNNNNNNNNNNNNNNNNNNNNNNNNNNNNNNNNNNNNNNNNNNNNNNNNNNNNNNNNNNNNNNNNNNNNNNNNNNNNNNNNNNNNNNNNNNNNNNNNNNNNNNNNNNNNNNNNNNNNNNNNNNNNNNNNNNNNNNNNNNNNNNNNNNNNNNNNNNNNNNNNNNNNNNNNNNNNNNNNNNNNNNNNNNNNNNNNNNNNNNNNNNNNNNNNNNNNNNNNNNNNNNNNNNNNNNNNNNNNNNNNNNNNNNNNNNNNNNNNNNNNNNNNNNNNNNNNNNNNNNNNNNNNNNNNNNNNNNNNNNNNNNNNNNNNNNNNNNNNNNNNNNNNNNNNNNNNNNNNNNNNNNNNNNNNNNNNNNNNNNNNNNNNNNNNNNNNNNNNNNNNNNNNNNNNNNNNNNNNNNNNNNNNNNNNNNNNNNNNNNNNNNNNNNNNNNNNNNNNNNNNNNNNNNNNNNNNNNNNNNNNNNNNNNNNNNNNNNNNNNNNNNNNNNNNNNNNNNNNNNNNNNNNNNNNNNNNNNNNNNNNNNNNNNNNNNNNNNNNNNNNNNNNNNNNNNNNNNNNNNNNNNNNNNNNNNNNNNNNNNNNNNNNNNNNNNNNNNNNNNNNNNNNNNNNNNNNNNNNNNNNNNNNNNNNNNNNNNNNNNNNNNNNNNNNNNNNNNNNNNNNNNNNNNNNNNNNNNNNNNNNNNNNNNNNNNNNNNNNNNNNNNNNNNNNNNNNNNNNNNNNNNNNNNNNNNNNNNNNNNNNNNNNNNNNNNNNNNNNNNNNNNNNNNNNNNNNNNNNNNNNNNNNNNNNNNNNNNNNNNNNNNNNNNNNNNNNNNNNNNNNNNNNNNNNNNNNNNNNNNNNNNNNNNNNNNNNNNNNNNNNNNNNNNNNNNNNNNNNNNNNNNNNNNNNNNNNNNNNNNNNNNNNNNNNNNNNNNNNNNNNNNNNNNNNNNNNNNNNNNNNNNNNNNNNNNNNNNNNNNNNNNNNNNNNNNNNNNNNNNNNNNNNNNNNNNNNNNNNNNNNNNNNNNNNNNNNNNNNNNNNNNNNNNNNNNNNNNNNNNNNNNNNNNNNNNNNNNNNNNNNNNNNNNNNNNNNNNNNNNNNNNNNNNNNNNNNNNNNNNNNNNNNNNNNNNNNNNNNNNNNNNNNNNNNNNNNNNNNNNNNNNNNNNNNNNNNNNNNNNNNNNNNNNNNNNNNNNNNNNNNNNNNNNNNNNNNNNNNNNNNNNNNNNNNNNNNNNNNNNNNNNNNNNNNNNNNNNNNNNNNNNNNNNNNNNNNNNNNNNNNNNNNNNNNNNNNNNNNNNNNNNNNNNNNNNNNNNNNNNNNNNNNNNNNNNNNNNNNNNNNNNNNNNNNNNNNNNNNNNNNNNNNNNNNNNNNNNNNNNNNNNNNNNNNNNNNNNNNNNNNNNNNNNNNNNNNNNNNNNNNNNNNNNNNNNNNNNNNNNNNNNNNNNNNNNNNNNNNNNNNNNNNCGagtttctcggataattccttaggtgagagaatatcccgagtcccaccagtatgatgggcggattcggaaaatatcctcgataaaaggtcGTTTGTCCGgcatttttatctcacgccatgcatttcatctcgCCAcccatttgcattccattttaggttaaataggagataaaataaaaaataataattaaggaaatctagtgaaattaaaaattaaagcccaataggataatctaaaaatggtaccgttcatggaatgGGCGTCCGAGGGGTGCTAATCTTTCCccgggcgtaaccgtactcccgaacctagATCCAGAAAATTGTAGACcggtttaaggttcttttcggtgggcttaaaattaatttaagttttcatcaattagaatcgagtcaataggtggccaatcacacctagtaaaaaaagattggtggcgactcctagtttaatttttagtgagttttcacattcacgtctagcggtcgggttcccggacccgcacgttacgacaattatattatattttatgctTTGTGTGGAAAATTGGTtccatataaaaattaattcactCATTGCCATGGAAATTTCATGAGTTATCCCTTTGTCAATTTTGCTCTTTACATAATGCATTTGAATTTGTCATCCCTAACAATTTAATGGTATCAAGCTTTGAAAATTAAGtatgctttttctttcatttatatgctttttctttcatttatgATCAACTGGCCTATAAATAGAAGTCGAGAGAGGAGATGCTCAAGTCAACCTACACAGTATAATTACTCCAAAATGAAGGCATTATTTCTCATAGTATGCATTCTCTTGGCTTCCTCTCCCTTTATTCCCACTTCCACCATGGCTCAACAACTAGTCGAGAAGGGTAAGGTCACCTAGTTTTTagtattttcaataattttaaataacttttgtacattttttttataattaaaaaaaaaatattcgaattttactttttaaataaaagaattatgtattaattaatgagCCAAATATTTGAGTGCAACTTccttacctttgattgctttgcATGGAGAGTTTCTTAATGTAGAGGGAGATTGATAATATAAATcttttgtatatatatgatcAATCATATGTAAAAACTTCATGATTTTAGTTTTTGATTTATGTGTGAAAATTTATTAGattgtaaaacaaaaaatttactcgatctattaatatttttctatctttaaatgagaaaaaagaattttttattctttcttttttggtctAGTTAATATCCTTGTTGCCTTAGCTAAGTACTTTGGTTTTATGTCTGTTAATTCCGCAGGTATCCCTATTGATCCTCCTGGTGCACCTGTTCGATGTGGCCCTAAAAATCCTTATTCAAGTTGCATCCCCGAAAGGCCTCCTGGTGGGTGCACGATTTACCATCGTGGAGTTGGTTGCAGTCCTACTGGACCTTGAATGGAGGAACACTATGGGTTTAACAGTGTAATGAAAATACAATAGCCAATAAGTTGCCAACTACTGTGTATCCTTGGTAAATAACAAATGAAATTTAAGTTTCTCATCATTTGCATTATGAAGTCTACTTTGTGTGTGATGTATTGTGTCTTTCTACATATGTGAGAAATAAAAAGTTGGAGTCTGTTTGAGTTTATCTACAAAGTGATAAGAGTACAGTgagttttgaatataaattttggtttatagtcataacttttttttcttatactaagaacaaaataaaagtaaaatagtTGGTTTAAACTAGTTGACATATTATAAATTCAATGTATCTAGTTAAGATTGTTATCATATAAGGCTCATTGAAGCCTGCACATTTTAAGAGCAAAGGTTTCTTTATGTATAGTCTATTCCATACTCTTTAAGTATAATCTTTAATCACCAAGCGAGTTTTATAACATTCAACGGATCCATCTAAACGAGTTTTGATTTTATAACTCATTTGCAATCAATATTAGAAGCCTTCTTAGAAAGGAGGTCGATAAAATTCCAAGTACGAgttttttcaaaaacttgaaGCTTGTCATTCATAACTTGAGGTTAGTATTAACCTCACGGTAAGATCGAGGCTCATGGAAGGAATTATAATAGGAGAAAAACAATGATAATCATGGAGATAATGAGGAGTTTTTCTTCCTAGCGGTAAAACGGCGAAAGGTTAAGAATAGATACAGTATTAACAACAAGATCAAATTCTATAGGAATAAGAGGtgggggagggggggggggggtaaGGATTATAAGGAAGCTCATCAGATGTATTTTTAGTAAAATTGGGAAATAAATCAACAATATGTCAGtaaaaaattgagaagaaGTAGAAAACgagaaatgaaattttgataaagAGAAAACTAATGTGTCATTCCAAAACTTGAGATGCCTAGAAATACATAACGTATTTGAAATAGAGATCTATTTCAATCTCATATAGAAGTAAACAACAAAGTTGGACACGTGCATGTAATTTATTGACGTGTTCGTGTGGTTGTTGCACCTTGAATGTGGCGGGAAAGCTATGGAGATCTATTTGCTGAAATGGCAATGGGAGTTTATAGCTAATGAAGTTGCCAACCAGATCATCATGAAGTTGCAGTTGCCATGGTTGACTACCACAACTTTGTTTAGTGTAAGCATTGTGCTTTATTTGTAGTAATTAGTTTTTAAGATTCTCAAAGACTTTTAATTTGGAcgctttatattttataagaattaaaaagaaaaataaaaagctaCTTCTTGTAATGtaattcaatatttcatgGAATTAATTTTTCTAACCCTATTTTTTGAATGgcaattatttatatgtaaTTGAATCCTTATTTAAAGGATGGGTCTATCATTTTACATTCaacaattttgtttctttaattCACTTGACGAAATCAAAGTCAATGTAATTCATATTCATTTACACTAGCTAGTACATTTGGATTAatgtaataataattataataataaagaagTAAACTACTTGAATGGACTTGGGGTAAAAATGATCGGATGAAAATGACATGCATGAATCTTTTTCTATCATTAATATGTTTTAATATCTTAGGCATGAATCATGTAAAAACACATTTCAGCCTAATTCCAAAAGcccaatttttattttatttaattttttgatgatatataaatattgGAACTTCATTAAAATCAAGATTACATATTCCATTTcctcataattaaaaaaagtaaaaatgaccagaattaaaagtaaaataaataactttaaaatcctCCACTACCACTTCCAAATTTCACCAACacatgtctttttttttttttacttcgATACATAGTAGCTTGCAAGTAGACTTTTCATGGATCGAGCAGCTAGTATAGTATCCATGAAATATATTCCATCTTCTTCCTTCCATCTCTTTAAAAATCTTCTGTTCCAAGTGAGAGAACACTAATGAAAgagacaagagaaaattttattttttatgccTTTGAGTGGAAAATTGGTATTAAAAGTAAAGGCACTCATTGCCATGGAAATTTCACGGGTTCTCCCTTTGTCAAATTTGCTCTTTATATGGTGTACTTGAATCTGTCATCCAATGTTATCAGGCTTTGAAAAGTAtgcttaatttcttttatgtaAGAACACACTTGAATAGGCCTATAGATAGCAGTCGAGAGAGAGGGGATGCTGAACCCAACCTACCTAGTAACTAATCCAAAATCAAAGCATTGTTTCTCATAGTATGCATTCTCTTAGCTTCCTCTCTCTTTATCCCCACCTCTACCATGGCTAGACAGCTGCAGGGTAAGAGCAACTAGTTTTTTTAGTATATTTTACggttaaaaattataatttcaatcaaataattttttctgaaataaaaaattgatgcAAATTGCTTGAGTTAATTACATTGATTTTATGTATATGGATGCTTTAACAGCATGATATATCCTTGTAAATTTTACAGCAGATCCCATTTATAATCGACCTGGTGTTCCATGTGGCCGTGGAGATCCTTACAATCGAATGTGCGTACCTCATGTAAAGCCATCTCCTCCTAAGTGCACAATCTATAATCGTCGTGGCTGCAGTCCTCTTGCATCTGTACCTTCACTGTGGAGGGAAAGCCATGGAGAACTATTGGCAAATTATAAAgggaataattatatgaagctaaataaataagttgccAACCAGATCATGAAGTTGCAGTTGCCATGATTTGAGTTTTGACCACTACTACTAGTACACTTTGTTTAGGATATATATGTGTAATAAATTGTTCTTAAGAGCTCATATTGATGAATTGATGATTTCTAGTAAGATTCTTAGTTTCAacgtaaaaattaaaaacaaaataaaagtactTCCCGTTATATGTTGAatttaactttatatatatatctccAATGGTGGTATAACCTTTAGCAAGAAGGACAGAAATAAATTATTGCTTATTCACCTTctaaacaaaaggaaaaaaaagtatgCTGCTTTTTCTTCACGCTATTAAGTCTCTCTAAATCTTTTTCCTAGtaagagaatatattaatgaaagaGACAACAGGAACACTTTGTCTCTTGTGTGGAAAATTGGTCCCAAAAATGCAGTCATTGCCATGGAAATTTCGTCACTGCAGTCATCCCATTTGtcaattttgttgtttttcgAAATCATACTCAAAAtcgattataatttttttttcaagggcAAATCgattatatttttaagataaaaattttaaaaatttcgaatgaaatgatattttatatCAACGGATATGACGTTTACTCAAAATTTGAGAcgaaaacatttttttttaatggttaaAAGGATAGTTACATAGAAAACAAAGCCCTACAACTTGTGTGAGGGACAGAGGGCATGCATCACCTTTCCACTATATTTCCCTTTCCAATAGTTTTGTTTCAATCAGATCTTTGAAATGGTCAACAGAAATGTTCTAGTTAATGTCACCCTGTAACTACATTTGTGGACTTGGGGTCAATGATTTTAGCTTTCATTGAGAAGAATTGAATGGTAATTCAAAGTCtttgaaaattagaaattgaaataaactatgattattgtttatttaccttcttaaaaaaatttgatgcaGGTTGTTGAACAGGACACTTTCATACAACAAAtttctctttatatatatagagggCATGCATCACCTTTCCACTATATTTCCCTTTCCAATAGTTTTGTTTCAATTAGATCTTTGAAATGGTCAACAGAAATGTTCTAGTTAATGTCACCCTGTAACTACATTTGTGGACTTGGGGTCAATGATTTTAGCTTTCATTGAGAAGAATTGAATGGTAATTCAAAGTCtttgaaaattagaaattgaaataaactatgattattgtttatttaccttcttaaaaaaatttgatgcaGGTTGTTGAACAGGACACTTTCATACAACAAATTTctctttatatattataatatatatataaatatatatatatatatatatatatataatatattactttataatatatatatatatatattcaatggTATAATTCAAATACTAAACAAAAAATGCACAATGTCAAGAGTaagtaattgaaattttatatgtATTGGTAGGATTAGCTTTAGCAAGAAGGGCAGAAACAAATTATTGTTTACTATTCACCTTCTAAACAAAAccgaaaaaaaaagtatgctGCTTCTTCTTCACAGTAGTAAGTTTCTCTAAATCTTTCTCCAAGTAAGAGAATCTATTaatgaaagagaaaacaagATCAATTTGTCTCTTGTGTGGAAAATTGGCCCTAAAAATGCAATCATGACCACGGAAATTTCGTCACTACAATTATCACCTGTTCACTATCTTCCCCTTTCCAATAATAGTTTTGTTTCAATTGGATCTTTGAAATAGTCAACAAAAATGTTCTAGTTAATGTGACCTCTAACTACATTTGTGTTCTAGTTAATCATGATTATCTGGTGATTAGCTCATGACTGATCTCTTGTAATTATTGCTTGATATCTCTACTGTTGTTTTTGCATATCTGCTATCTTTAtgcttttgcttttgcatGTTGCTGGTTATTGTGGTCTGCTGCCTTGGTTGGattggattttatttttgatagtCTACTGCTTTGGGTTGATCTTTAGTTgtataatgtttttattaggATGGTTTTTCAGTGTAAACAGGTTTTGCTATCTCTATGTACCTCACGCTTTTTCTTGATTATTGCTCTAGCCATTGTCTTCCCTTTCGGGGAAgtatatttttgtaaataccatttattattaatgaatTTCTCCTgattgactaaaaataaaaggtaatTCAAAATCTTTGGAAATTagaaattgatataaactatcattgttgttttgtttctttaattAACTTGACAAAATCAATGTCAATGTATTTCAGATTCATATACACTAGCTAGTACAATTgcattaatataaaaataataaagaagtAGACTACTTATATTAATTTGGAGTGAAAGTGGTCGGATCCATGAAAATGACATGCATTACTcttttttaatcattaatatgtTTTGATATCTTAGGCATGAATCTTGTAAAATCACAATATTTCAGCCAATTCCCAAAAcccaatttttatattatttaattttttataatatataaatattggaatttcattaaaatcaaGATTACACATTCCATTTCctcttaattaaaaaaaagtaaaaatgacaagaattaaaagtaaaataaataactttaaaatcctCCACTACCACTTCCAAATTTCACTAGCACATGTCCTTTTTTTCACTTCGATACTAGTAGCTTGCAAGTAGACTTTTCATGGATCGAGCAGCTAGTATAGTATCCATGAAatttattccattttcttcctttccatCTCTTTAAAAATCTTGCTGTTCTAAGTGAGAGAACACGAATGAATATTATTGTTTCTTGGTCAACCTCGAAACTGTTCTTCATATTGAGTAGAATTAAGGAGTACTTATTGAGGCTATCAATGGTAAGGGATGAGGGATGTCGTAAAGTGATCTTGGTTATGGATAACAAAATCGCTGCATAGGTGATTCAAATGGAAACTAATGAACCAAATGCTAATTCAGATTTAACTTTAGGccattaaaaatttcttaaggAAGGAACGATAAGTTAGtatcattcatttatattGCAAA contains:
- the LOC18593840 gene encoding lysine-specific histone demethylase 1 homolog 2, yielding METPVSEGLVSKRSLRKKAGLKNYDENLMDEFIEKHIGGSFRKKNRTKEELEKETETEAMIALSLGFPIDALLEEEIKAGVVRELGGKEQNDYIVVRNHILTRWRSNVHIWLSKGQIKETVSNEYEHLMSAAYDFLLYNGYINFGVSPSFSSYMSEEANEGSVIIVGAGLAGLAAARQLLSFGFKVVILEGRNRPGGRVYTQKMGKKDKHAAVDLGGSVITGIHANPLGVLARQLSIPLHKVRDNCPLYRPDGMPVNKEIDSRIEMIFNKLLDKVMELRQIMGGFANHISLGSVLEKLRQLYAVARSEEERKLLEWHLANLEYANAGCLSDLSAAYWDQDDPYEMGGDHCFLAGGNWRLIKALCEGIPIIYGKTVDAIRYGNEGVEVVAGDQAFQADMVLCTVPLGVLKRKTIRFEPELPQRKLAAIERLGFGLLNKVAMVFPHVFWGEDLDTFGCLNDTSNNRGEFFLFYSYHTVSGGPVLIALVAGEAAQTFERTDPSLLLLRVLSKLRAIYGPKGVDVPDPVQTICTRWGNDPLSYGSYSHVRVQSSGGDYDILAESVGNRLFFAGEATTRQYPATMHGAYLSGLREASRILRATTIRQNNIRRSVQQNVGTSSKVLVELFKRPDLAFGNFSFVFNPLTEDTKSLGLLRVTFDNCKADMRRVLESSSGPLSNQPLQLYTTISREQAHKLELVTGENESKLVYLINNLGLKLMGANALGNIGNSLVTSIANARRGKGRNRIYTPQQSKV